In Stenotrophomonas sp. 169, one DNA window encodes the following:
- a CDS encoding EAL domain-containing protein: MNDPNSPRNARAETPPADHWQRWASAPVEPTALADNVVALPAATPPPLPAAMDAQAGVPSDLLPSDAPYRVLVVEDDRAQALFAQSVLHGAGMEAVVVGDAESVQPAIHEHAPDLILMDLHLPGLDGMRLTAMIRQMPGMQMLPIVFLSGDPDPERQFEVLDSGADDYLSKPIRPRHLIAAVSNRIRRARAQAASASGERGGPLLNNPETGLPTRHHLLQQLAAALSHRDHGGVFFIEIASALGLRERYGYAAFERLMVQAGQRLAEAAQPYLLARLNDNSFLALARGIDEEQLDATAKTLREQLSARAFVIRDEESVHLRGVIGFAPLSPGFADVGSALEAIERTTLQARLLTAGVAGHVPHVEASSDEHLAMLDGQLELAYQPIVAVAGGGNAQYQVLLRLRQADGSVLTAGQVIPAAEAAGRIADLDQQVMDHALGLLDHYRHASPPLHLFVSQSLRTLARDAFADWLLESLQQRRLEGSALVIDVRLPDALIHTVTLQQFCARVATLGVRFCLSQFEPSAEANALLTQLPLAFVRMAARFSSSHANPQTRDEMRSAIEAAHRANLQIIGQQIEDPQAAAAMWVGGVDFIQGNMVQSAGSDLDFDFLNAVL, from the coding sequence GTGAACGATCCCAATTCCCCACGCAACGCACGTGCTGAAACCCCACCGGCCGATCATTGGCAGCGCTGGGCGTCGGCGCCGGTCGAGCCGACCGCCCTCGCCGACAACGTGGTCGCGCTTCCTGCAGCCACCCCGCCGCCGTTGCCCGCCGCCATGGATGCCCAGGCCGGCGTGCCGTCCGATCTGCTGCCCAGTGACGCGCCTTACCGTGTGCTGGTCGTCGAAGATGACCGCGCGCAGGCGCTGTTCGCGCAAAGCGTGCTTCATGGCGCAGGCATGGAAGCGGTGGTCGTCGGCGATGCGGAAAGCGTGCAGCCCGCGATCCACGAGCATGCACCGGACCTGATCCTGATGGACCTGCACCTGCCTGGCCTGGACGGCATGCGCCTGACGGCGATGATCCGCCAGATGCCGGGCATGCAGATGCTGCCCATCGTGTTCCTGAGCGGTGACCCGGACCCGGAGCGCCAGTTCGAAGTGCTCGACAGCGGCGCAGACGACTACCTGAGCAAGCCGATCCGTCCACGTCACCTGATTGCGGCGGTGTCCAACCGCATCCGCCGCGCGCGCGCGCAGGCGGCCAGCGCATCGGGCGAGCGTGGCGGACCGCTGCTGAACAATCCGGAGACCGGCCTGCCGACGCGCCACCACCTGCTGCAGCAGTTGGCCGCCGCACTGTCCCACCGTGATCACGGCGGCGTGTTCTTCATCGAGATCGCCAGCGCGCTGGGCCTGCGCGAACGCTATGGCTACGCCGCATTCGAGCGCCTGATGGTGCAGGCAGGGCAACGCTTGGCAGAAGCCGCGCAGCCGTACCTGCTGGCCCGGCTGAACGACAACAGTTTCCTGGCCCTGGCGCGCGGCATCGACGAAGAGCAGCTGGACGCCACCGCGAAGACTCTGCGCGAACAGCTTTCCGCGCGCGCCTTCGTGATACGCGATGAAGAATCGGTGCACCTGCGCGGGGTGATCGGCTTTGCGCCGTTGTCGCCGGGCTTTGCCGATGTCGGCAGCGCGCTGGAAGCCATCGAGCGCACCACCTTGCAGGCCCGCCTGCTCACGGCCGGCGTTGCCGGTCACGTGCCGCATGTCGAGGCCAGCAGTGATGAGCATCTGGCCATGCTGGACGGGCAGCTGGAGTTGGCCTACCAGCCGATCGTCGCCGTCGCCGGCGGCGGCAACGCGCAGTACCAGGTGCTGCTGCGGCTGCGCCAGGCCGATGGCAGCGTGCTGACCGCCGGCCAGGTGATCCCGGCTGCCGAAGCCGCCGGGCGCATCGCCGATCTGGACCAGCAGGTCATGGACCACGCGCTGGGCCTGCTGGACCACTATCGCCACGCATCACCGCCGCTGCACTTGTTCGTGTCGCAGTCGCTGCGCACGCTCGCCCGCGATGCCTTCGCCGACTGGCTGCTGGAATCGCTGCAGCAGCGCCGCCTGGAAGGCAGTGCGCTGGTGATCGACGTGCGCCTGCCCGATGCCCTGATCCACACCGTGACACTGCAGCAGTTCTGCGCGCGGGTAGCCACGCTGGGCGTGCGCTTCTGCCTCAGCCAGTTCGAACCCAGCGCGGAGGCCAATGCCCTGCTGACCCAGTTGCCGCTGGCCTTCGTACGCATGGCGGCACGCTTCTCCAGCAGCCATGCCAATCCGCAGACCCGCGACGAGATGCGCAGTGCCATCGAAGCGGCGCACCGGGCCAACCTGCAGATCATCGGCCAGCAGATCGAAGATCCGCAGGCGGCCGCCGCCATGTGGGTAGGCGGTGTCGACTTCATCCAGGGCAACATGGTGCAGTCCGCTGGCAGCGACCTGGATTTCGACTTCCTCAACGCGGTGCTGTAA
- a CDS encoding hybrid sensor histidine kinase/response regulator, with the protein MGVALATVALAIAAALELAGPWPWLAALSAAAAVTLFFLHGQRLAARHERARERDLRLTDLQQQRDHLQRLHDQQGQLEQQLLLAKQAAEAAALAKGEFLATMSHEIRTPLNGIIPMLDLIGRGQLEAEQRQMLATAAFSSQQLLRIVDDILDHSRLEANALELEDTTFNLRDLLEGVVQLMQRAAEAKGLRIELEIDPSVRLSVRGDPVRLRQVLGNLLGNAIKFTARGKISVKVRRLGETVRRHALRFEVVDTGIGIAPEQQPRLFQSFSQADASTTRMYGGTGLGLAICRRIIELMQGTIGVQSQPGQGATFWFEIPLSKAAGDTGNGYGPELGHLLLLSQDPALQQRVHRVGAQHGLQVQTVTTLAEALEPLRAATRPLAWLVVDGRLLRNGDASLQRALAERGDDAPQVLWLQLGNAASRNGQHWLDELVSDSTLHALLVPVRASARPAPLLGEASLRPLTKAPTTPLGLRLLLVEDNGVNLLVAQRVLEVLGCTVRTAVDGELALQELHAGGVDVVLMDCQMPVLDGYAATQRWRAHEAAHHLPRLPIIAMTANAMAGDRERCLQAGMDDYVSKPVEMRLLRGMLERWGHPETGAVAADPRADALAETLSASDADTAQPALDPSVLDELHEVIGDSTQAIITAFLDDTPALVQHLQDAAQASDTERLRGLAHSLKSSSANVGALALSTAARRIELEARAESLEKPTIAAARVVAEFARARIALAGWRPAR; encoded by the coding sequence ATGGGGGTCGCACTGGCGACCGTGGCACTGGCGATAGCGGCCGCGCTGGAGCTCGCCGGGCCGTGGCCCTGGCTGGCCGCGCTTTCCGCAGCGGCGGCGGTGACCCTGTTCTTCCTGCATGGGCAGCGGCTCGCCGCGCGCCACGAACGCGCACGCGAGCGCGACCTTCGACTGACCGATCTGCAACAGCAGCGTGACCACCTGCAGCGGCTGCATGACCAGCAGGGACAGCTGGAACAACAACTGCTGCTGGCCAAGCAGGCTGCCGAAGCCGCCGCGTTGGCGAAGGGCGAGTTCCTTGCCACGATGAGCCATGAAATCCGCACGCCGTTGAACGGCATCATCCCGATGCTCGACCTGATCGGGCGCGGGCAGCTGGAGGCCGAACAACGGCAGATGCTGGCGACGGCGGCGTTCAGTTCGCAGCAGCTGCTACGCATCGTCGATGACATCCTGGACCACTCCCGCCTGGAGGCCAACGCGCTGGAACTGGAGGACACCACCTTCAACCTGCGTGACCTGCTCGAGGGCGTGGTGCAGCTGATGCAACGCGCTGCCGAGGCCAAAGGCCTGCGGATCGAGCTGGAGATCGACCCTTCGGTGCGTTTGTCCGTGCGCGGCGATCCGGTCCGCCTGCGGCAGGTGCTGGGCAACCTGCTGGGCAATGCCATCAAGTTCACCGCGCGCGGCAAGATAAGCGTCAAGGTGCGACGGCTGGGCGAGACCGTGCGGCGCCATGCGCTGCGCTTCGAAGTAGTGGACACCGGCATCGGTATCGCCCCGGAGCAGCAACCGCGGCTGTTCCAGTCCTTCAGCCAAGCCGATGCGTCCACCACCCGCATGTACGGTGGCACAGGGCTGGGCCTTGCAATCTGCCGACGCATCATCGAACTGATGCAAGGGACGATCGGCGTGCAATCGCAGCCCGGCCAGGGCGCCACGTTCTGGTTTGAAATACCCCTGTCAAAAGCGGCCGGCGACACGGGCAACGGGTACGGTCCGGAGCTGGGCCACCTGCTGCTGTTGAGTCAGGACCCCGCATTGCAGCAGCGCGTACACCGCGTGGGGGCGCAGCATGGATTGCAGGTGCAGACGGTCACTACCCTGGCCGAAGCGCTTGAGCCGCTGCGCGCCGCGACGCGGCCGCTGGCATGGCTGGTGGTGGATGGGCGCCTGCTGCGCAACGGCGACGCCTCCCTGCAGCGGGCCTTGGCGGAGCGCGGCGACGACGCGCCGCAGGTGCTATGGCTGCAGCTCGGCAACGCCGCGTCACGCAACGGCCAGCACTGGCTGGATGAACTGGTCAGCGACAGCACCCTGCATGCCCTGTTGGTGCCGGTACGCGCCTCGGCACGGCCTGCGCCGCTGCTGGGCGAGGCGTCGCTGCGCCCACTGACGAAAGCCCCGACAACGCCGCTTGGCCTGCGCCTGCTGCTGGTTGAGGACAACGGCGTCAACCTGCTGGTCGCTCAACGCGTGCTGGAGGTCCTGGGGTGCACGGTGCGCACGGCAGTGGACGGGGAGCTGGCACTGCAGGAACTGCATGCCGGCGGCGTGGACGTCGTGCTGATGGACTGCCAGATGCCGGTGTTGGACGGCTATGCGGCAACCCAACGCTGGCGGGCACACGAAGCCGCCCATCACCTGCCCCGGCTGCCCATCATCGCGATGACCGCCAATGCCATGGCCGGTGATCGCGAACGCTGCCTGCAGGCTGGCATGGACGACTACGTGTCCAAGCCCGTGGAAATGCGGCTGTTGCGCGGCATGCTGGAACGCTGGGGCCACCCGGAGACCGGTGCCGTCGCAGCAGACCCGAGGGCCGATGCATTGGCCGAGACACTGTCAGCCAGTGACGCGGACACCGCGCAGCCCGCGCTGGACCCCTCGGTACTGGATGAGCTGCATGAGGTGATTGGTGACAGCACGCAGGCGATCATCACCGCGTTCCTGGATGACACGCCAGCGCTGGTGCAGCACCTGCAGGACGCCGCCCAGGCCAGCGATACCGAGCGCCTGCGCGGACTTGCCCACAGCCTGAAGTCATCCAGCGCGAATGTCGGCGCACTGGCGTTGTCGACCGCCGCACGTCGCATTGAACTGGAAGCCCGCGCAGAGAGCCTCGAGAAGCCGACCATTGCGGCGGCGCGGGTAGTGGCCGAGTTTGCCCGCGCGCGGATCGCGCTGGCGGGTTGGCGTCCAGCGCGCTGA
- the bfr gene encoding bacterioferritin, which produces MKGDATVIQYLNKVLYNELTAINQYFLHAKMLKNWGIKELAEHEYKESIDEMKRADMLSDRILFLEGLPNFQALGKLRIGENPTEILQCDLALESEGVVVLREAVAHADAVGDYVSRQLFTKILDSEEEHIDWLETQLDLIARIGEPKYLLSKLED; this is translated from the coding sequence ATGAAAGGCGACGCCACCGTCATCCAGTACCTCAACAAGGTGCTGTACAACGAGTTGACCGCGATCAACCAGTACTTCCTGCATGCAAAGATGCTGAAGAACTGGGGCATCAAGGAGCTTGCAGAGCACGAGTACAAGGAATCGATCGACGAGATGAAGCGTGCCGACATGCTGTCCGATCGCATCCTGTTCCTTGAAGGACTGCCGAATTTCCAGGCACTGGGCAAGCTGCGCATCGGCGAGAACCCGACCGAGATCCTCCAGTGCGACCTGGCGCTGGAAAGCGAGGGCGTCGTGGTGTTGCGCGAGGCCGTCGCGCATGCAGATGCCGTCGGCGATTATGTCAGCCGCCAGCTGTTCACCAAGATTCTGGATTCCGAGGAAGAGCACATCGACTGGCTGGAAACGCAGCTGGATCTGATTGCCCGCATCGGCGAGCCGAAGTATCTGCTCAGCAAGCTGGAAGACTGA
- a CDS encoding (2Fe-2S)-binding protein — protein MYVCICNGVTDHQIRAAASDGCTTVAELTMRTGCGATCGSCLDMAGDLLAKAMGTHDLPLPVLGLQAA, from the coding sequence GTGTACGTCTGCATCTGCAACGGAGTAACCGATCACCAGATCCGCGCTGCCGCGAGTGATGGCTGCACGACGGTGGCCGAGCTGACCATGCGCACCGGCTGCGGTGCCACCTGCGGTTCCTGCCTGGACATGGCCGGTGACCTGCTGGCCAAGGCGATGGGCACACATGATCTGCCGTTGCCCGTACTGGGTCTGCAGGCTGCCTGA